One stretch of Micromonospora cremea DNA includes these proteins:
- a CDS encoding PP2C family protein-serine/threonine phosphatase, whose translation MTVADARDWDPGDGRISTPSTTRAPAWSAAGPVRPTAALPPLAPYRGQVPPDWSEVVEHFREGLVVCDADGVVRHVSPVAERLLPEVVPGELLAAAGVPALSDGSPGGFTHRGRRLTARCVPLSGSRCCWYVEDITESVSRADALLAERARSAFLAVVGDKLGNPLHPDRAAAAVVRLAVPSLAEVAVLVLAPRSGRARWWRASRTDDEAPMVDSGVLAGGDLPAAIADGLTGVEPHAVDWLVEQAVDAGWLPGLPGTESAARVVPLPGGDAPVGVLLVARRATRPYDEDDVELIRAFAARAGAALTTALLYRDQAEVADTLQASLLPVEPAETAGVQWGTAYRPAQAGLRIGGDFYGSHRLADGGSLFFLGDVSGKGVEAAVFTGQLRQCLQALHRVESHPGRLLRLLNDALLETTQAHGQGRFATIVLGVARPEREGGLTLTMAGGGHLPPLVLRASGEVETVPRRGMLIGVVPDPRVGEVTVRLAPGETCLLYSDGVTEARGGRRGDEQFGPERLVTAVTDCQRMPAPALAERVEQVTCDWLAHGDHDDIAVLALRAVGPGGRASRHLHAVPRPAATDQQRET comes from the coding sequence GTGACTGTTGCCGACGCCAGGGACTGGGACCCGGGCGACGGACGGATCTCCACACCGAGTACCACACGGGCCCCGGCGTGGTCAGCCGCCGGGCCGGTCCGGCCGACGGCCGCCCTGCCACCGCTGGCCCCCTACCGGGGGCAGGTCCCGCCCGACTGGTCCGAAGTCGTCGAGCACTTCCGCGAGGGACTGGTCGTCTGCGACGCCGACGGCGTCGTGCGGCACGTCAGCCCGGTGGCCGAGCGGTTGCTGCCCGAGGTGGTGCCCGGCGAGTTGCTCGCCGCGGCCGGCGTGCCCGCGTTGAGCGACGGGAGCCCGGGCGGCTTCACCCATCGCGGGCGCCGGCTCACCGCCCGCTGCGTACCCCTCTCCGGCAGCCGCTGCTGCTGGTACGTCGAGGACATCACCGAGAGCGTCAGCCGCGCCGACGCGCTCCTCGCCGAGCGGGCCCGCTCGGCCTTCCTGGCCGTGGTGGGCGACAAGCTGGGCAACCCGCTGCACCCCGACCGCGCCGCCGCGGCGGTCGTCCGGCTCGCCGTGCCGTCGCTGGCCGAGGTGGCCGTCCTGGTGCTCGCCCCGCGGTCGGGGCGGGCCCGCTGGTGGCGGGCCTCGCGGACGGACGACGAGGCGCCGATGGTGGACAGCGGCGTGCTGGCCGGCGGCGACCTGCCGGCGGCCATCGCCGACGGTCTGACCGGGGTCGAGCCGCACGCGGTGGACTGGCTGGTGGAACAGGCGGTCGACGCGGGCTGGCTGCCCGGCCTGCCCGGCACCGAGAGCGCCGCCCGGGTCGTTCCGCTGCCGGGCGGGGACGCCCCGGTCGGGGTGCTGCTGGTCGCCCGCCGTGCCACCCGACCGTACGACGAGGACGACGTGGAGCTGATCCGCGCCTTCGCGGCCCGGGCCGGCGCGGCGTTGACCACCGCGCTGCTGTACCGCGACCAGGCGGAGGTGGCCGACACCCTCCAGGCCAGCCTGCTGCCGGTGGAGCCGGCCGAGACCGCCGGCGTGCAGTGGGGCACCGCGTACCGGCCGGCACAGGCGGGGCTGCGGATCGGCGGCGACTTCTACGGCTCGCACCGGCTCGCCGACGGCGGCTCGCTGTTCTTTCTCGGTGACGTCTCGGGCAAGGGCGTCGAGGCGGCGGTGTTCACCGGCCAGCTGCGCCAGTGCCTGCAGGCCCTGCACCGGGTGGAGTCGCACCCCGGGCGGCTGCTGCGGCTGCTCAACGACGCCCTGCTGGAGACGACCCAGGCGCACGGCCAGGGCCGCTTCGCCACCATCGTGCTCGGCGTCGCCCGGCCGGAGCGCGAGGGTGGTCTCACGCTCACCATGGCCGGCGGTGGGCACCTGCCGCCGCTGGTGCTGCGCGCCTCCGGCGAGGTGGAGACCGTGCCGCGGCGCGGCATGCTCATCGGCGTGGTGCCCGACCCGCGCGTCGGCGAGGTGACCGTCCGGCTGGCCCCGGGCGAGACCTGCCTGCTCTACAGCGACGGGGTGACGGAGGCCCGTGGTGGCCGCCGCGGTGATGAGCAGTTCGGCCCGGAGCGGCTCGTCACCGCGGTGACCGACTGCCAGCGGATGCCGGCACCCGCCCTGGCCGAGCGGGTCGAGCAGGTCACCTGCGACTGGCTGGCGCACGGCGACCACGACGACATCGCGGTGCTGGCGCTGCGCGCGGTCGGCCCGGGCGGGCGGGCGTCGCGGCACCTGCACGCCGTGCCCCGACCGGCCGCGACCGACCAGCAGAGGGAGACCTGA
- a CDS encoding spermidine synthase, whose protein sequence is MNRAADRLELVADPVRRTGRMLLSGGVEQSYVDVEDPRHLHFEYVRRIASAVELAAPAGDPLSALHLGGGALTLPRWLATTRPGSPQRVIERDPAVVELVARELPPLPPEVEVEVADAREAVAASPAGRYDLVVADIYRAARMPRHVRTVEFAAEVARTLRPDGLYLVNVTDLPPLVGTRVQVATLRAVFGDVCVLGDRRMLRGRRYGNLVLAATSPAGGLPVGRLAVAALRDPVPGGLLHAVALDGFVAGARPVTDADNAAQK, encoded by the coding sequence ATGAACCGCGCCGCCGACCGGCTGGAACTGGTCGCCGATCCAGTCCGCCGGACCGGGCGGATGCTGCTCTCCGGCGGCGTCGAGCAGTCGTACGTGGACGTCGAGGATCCCCGGCACCTGCACTTCGAGTACGTCCGGCGGATCGCCTCCGCGGTGGAGTTGGCGGCCCCGGCGGGCGACCCGCTGAGCGCGCTGCACCTGGGCGGCGGCGCCTTGACGCTGCCCCGGTGGCTGGCCACCACCCGACCCGGCTCCCCGCAGCGCGTCATCGAGCGGGACCCGGCGGTTGTCGAGCTGGTCGCCCGGGAGCTGCCGCCGCTGCCGCCCGAGGTGGAGGTGGAGGTCGCCGACGCCCGGGAGGCGGTCGCCGCCAGCCCGGCCGGCCGGTACGACCTAGTGGTCGCCGACATCTACCGGGCAGCCCGGATGCCACGACACGTGCGCACCGTGGAGTTCGCCGCCGAGGTGGCCCGCACCCTGCGCCCGGACGGGCTGTACCTGGTCAACGTCACGGACCTGCCGCCACTGGTCGGCACCCGGGTGCAGGTGGCGACACTGCGGGCGGTCTTCGGCGACGTGTGCGTGCTCGGCGACCGGCGGATGCTGCGCGGCCGGCGCTACGGCAACCTGGTGCTCGCCGCGACATCCCCCGCGGGTGGGCTGCCGGTCGGGCGGCTGGCGGTGGCCGCCCTGCGCGACCCGGTCCCGGGTGGCCTGCTGCACGCCGTCGCACTGGACGGCTTCGTCGCG
- a CDS encoding STAS domain-containing protein: MSSQLLTIEVTRLDTGHVRLGLTGDLDYDTAPDLIAAVAELRGDDQQSLMIDLTGVSLCDSSGLSALLVVHRAAGAIRLTGVSPQLQRMLDRTGLGELLAVEHAADDLRAIS, encoded by the coding sequence ATGTCCTCCCAGCTGTTGACCATCGAGGTGACCCGGCTCGATACCGGGCACGTTCGGCTGGGGCTGACCGGCGACCTCGACTACGACACCGCGCCGGACCTGATCGCGGCGGTTGCCGAACTGCGCGGCGACGACCAGCAGTCGCTGATGATCGACCTGACCGGCGTGAGCCTCTGCGACTCGTCCGGGCTCAGCGCCCTGCTCGTGGTGCACCGCGCCGCCGGGGCCATCCGGCTGACCGGGGTCAGCCCGCAGCTTCAGCGGATGCTGGACCGCACCGGGCTGGGTGAGCTGCTGGCCGTGGAGCACGCCGCCGACGACCTGCGCGCGATCAGCTGA
- a CDS encoding STAS domain-containing protein, with amino-acid sequence MTFSVRYAGRDGDGYCLRLAGELDLSTAPELAAAIDRLSDAGESRVLLDLTDLTFCDSTGMAVFVRGDNRAAAEGGWLRLTGASGRVERVLRVTGLADVLHYQPDTVDPASQSAS; translated from the coding sequence GTGACGTTCAGCGTCAGGTACGCCGGGCGTGATGGCGATGGGTACTGCCTGAGGCTCGCCGGTGAGCTGGACCTGAGCACCGCGCCCGAGTTGGCCGCCGCGATCGACCGGCTCTCCGACGCGGGCGAGAGCCGCGTGCTGCTCGACCTCACCGACCTCACCTTCTGCGACTCCACCGGGATGGCCGTGTTCGTCCGGGGAGACAACCGGGCCGCCGCCGAGGGGGGTTGGTTGCGCCTCACCGGCGCCAGCGGCCGGGTCGAGCGGGTGTTGCGGGTCACCGGCCTCGCCGATGTGTTGCACTACCAGCCGGACACGGTCGACCCGGCGTCCCAGAGCGCCTCCTGA
- a CDS encoding cobalamin B12-binding domain-containing protein has translation MTAPSTAADPTDVYPGYLDCLADADEYAAIEVALGLLDAGLPAERVLLDLVAPAQSEVGERWARNEWSVAQEHAATHISERVVAAVAAHANPRPTRGRVVVACMDGEWHALPPRLVAEVLRLRGWQVTFLGASVPAAHLVSYLHQHDAHAVALACALPVRLPHAHRMIEACRRSDVPVVVGGRGFGADGRWARRLGAPWAADAPAAAELIADERALRRVPPAQLSHLADDEYASLVRRRGELIDSALADLCERVPATRAYTAAQLDSTVSDLGHIVDFLAAALYVDDASLFTEFVEWLVGILTSRGVPAAAVDLPLVHYAAALRDFPRAVRALTLGRTALLAAGGSAAR, from the coding sequence GTGACCGCGCCGTCCACCGCAGCCGACCCGACCGACGTCTACCCCGGCTATCTGGACTGCCTCGCCGACGCCGACGAGTACGCCGCGATCGAGGTGGCGCTCGGCCTGCTCGACGCGGGCCTGCCGGCCGAGCGGGTGCTGCTCGACCTGGTCGCGCCGGCCCAGTCCGAGGTGGGCGAGCGGTGGGCGCGCAACGAGTGGAGCGTCGCCCAGGAGCATGCGGCCACCCACATCAGCGAGCGGGTGGTGGCGGCGGTCGCCGCGCACGCCAACCCGCGTCCGACCCGCGGGCGGGTCGTCGTGGCCTGCATGGACGGTGAGTGGCACGCGTTGCCGCCCCGGCTGGTGGCCGAGGTGCTGCGGCTGCGCGGGTGGCAGGTGACCTTTCTGGGCGCGAGCGTCCCGGCGGCGCACCTGGTGTCGTACCTGCACCAGCACGACGCGCACGCGGTGGCGTTGGCCTGTGCGCTGCCGGTACGGCTGCCGCACGCCCACCGCATGATCGAGGCGTGCCGCCGCTCGGACGTGCCGGTGGTGGTCGGGGGGCGCGGGTTCGGTGCGGACGGCCGGTGGGCCCGTCGGCTCGGTGCCCCCTGGGCGGCGGACGCGCCGGCGGCGGCCGAGCTGATCGCCGACGAGCGGGCGCTGCGTCGGGTGCCGCCGGCGCAGCTGTCGCACCTGGCCGACGACGAGTACGCGAGCCTGGTCCGGCGCCGGGGTGAGCTGATCGACAGCGCGCTGGCCGACCTGTGCGAGCGGGTCCCTGCGACGCGGGCCTACACGGCCGCCCAGCTCGACTCGACCGTGAGCGACCTGGGCCACATCGTCGACTTCCTGGCCGCCGCGCTCTACGTCGATGACGCCTCGCTGTTCACGGAGTTCGTGGAGTGGCTGGTGGGGATCCTGACCAGCCGTGGGGTGCCCGCCGCGGCGGTGGACCTGCCCCTGGTGCACTACGCCGCCGCGCTGCGCGACTTCCCCCGGGCGGTGCGCGCGCTGACCCTGGGCCGGACCGCGCTGCTCGCCGCCGGGGGCAGTGCCGCCCGCTGA
- a CDS encoding DUF2267 domain-containing protein: protein MRKQMEGDNQRRRALARQAREQGRQPSEFGASLSASKQLTSLDQGRRDGPGPAGHHKPDSTRGGPAPPQVGTPDNPRPQTSPPASAAGASSVGYQELVEDVRRRAGVDFRTAKVGTEATVLVLAFALEAAERQRLLTAVPTSLHDVLPVDGVERHRDLPGFLAEVGRISGRTPEQARYQAEATLAALAEQDGDLVESLHVPDGLRDLLNPPEAGGGLVGASTTTPTLDAAELRAALDDLPYWAGDSDALFRVVALPPDNLDRVLDRLDQLRQETGRAPSIGRPGGTAAVLTVRTNQADGVTALDVDLAHRIDDAIDEVGAGMAGG, encoded by the coding sequence ATGCGCAAGCAGATGGAGGGCGACAACCAGAGGCGCCGGGCTCTGGCCCGGCAGGCCCGCGAACAGGGTCGCCAGCCCAGCGAGTTCGGCGCCAGCCTGAGCGCCTCCAAGCAGCTCACCAGCCTCGATCAGGGCAGGCGGGACGGACCGGGCCCGGCCGGACACCACAAGCCGGACAGCACGCGCGGTGGACCGGCCCCGCCGCAGGTCGGCACGCCGGACAATCCGCGGCCGCAGACGTCCCCACCGGCCAGCGCGGCGGGGGCGAGCAGCGTGGGCTACCAGGAGCTGGTCGAGGACGTTCGGCGCCGGGCCGGGGTCGACTTCAGGACGGCCAAGGTGGGCACCGAGGCGACCGTGCTGGTGCTCGCCTTCGCGCTGGAGGCGGCGGAACGGCAGCGACTGCTCACTGCGGTGCCGACCTCGCTGCACGACGTGCTGCCCGTCGACGGCGTCGAACGGCACCGCGACCTGCCCGGCTTCCTGGCCGAGGTGGGCCGGATCAGCGGCCGTACCCCGGAGCAGGCCCGCTATCAGGCGGAGGCGACCCTCGCCGCGCTCGCCGAGCAGGACGGCGACCTGGTCGAGTCGCTGCACGTACCCGACGGCCTGCGGGACCTGTTGAACCCGCCGGAGGCCGGCGGCGGCCTCGTCGGCGCCTCCACCACCACACCCACCCTGGACGCGGCCGAGCTGCGGGCGGCGCTGGACGACCTGCCGTACTGGGCCGGCGACAGTGACGCCCTGTTCCGGGTGGTCGCGCTGCCGCCGGACAACCTGGACCGGGTGCTCGACCGGCTCGACCAGCTGCGCCAGGAGACGGGGCGCGCCCCGAGCATCGGGCGCCCCGGAGGCACGGCCGCCGTGCTGACCGTGCGGACCAACCAGGCGGACGGGGTGACCGCGCTCGACGTGGACCTCGCCCACCGGATCGACGACGCGATCGACGAGGTGGGTGCCGGGATGGCCGGCGGCTGA
- a CDS encoding ATPase: protein MRFSVVETGYDQRQVDSCLDELGIRLSRLAARAEGAAGTSRVWDEIREEATWLSGLLQRLDLGDPGRPRHSGDAVRREAAEILALARIELDEARAEARQVRERAYAEAMQARRDFEAALDARRRREERVDEILGGVTAEPVPADAPTAAAGTGVPATRVAAGGRDVGREPPAGRDGAHRR, encoded by the coding sequence ATGAGGTTCTCCGTCGTTGAGACCGGTTACGACCAGCGGCAGGTGGATTCCTGCCTCGATGAGCTGGGGATCCGGTTGTCCCGGCTCGCGGCGCGTGCGGAGGGCGCCGCCGGGACCTCCCGGGTCTGGGACGAGATCCGCGAGGAGGCAACCTGGCTCAGCGGGCTGCTCCAGCGGCTGGATCTGGGCGACCCCGGGAGACCTCGGCATTCTGGCGACGCCGTGCGGCGGGAGGCGGCCGAGATCCTGGCCCTGGCCCGGATCGAGCTGGACGAGGCCCGCGCGGAGGCCCGGCAGGTGCGCGAGCGGGCGTACGCGGAGGCCATGCAGGCCCGGCGCGACTTCGAGGCGGCGCTGGACGCCCGCCGGCGGCGCGAGGAGCGGGTGGACGAGATTCTCGGCGGGGTGACCGCCGAGCCGGTACCCGCCGACGCCCCGACCGCGGCGGCGGGCACGGGCGTACCGGCGACCCGGGTGGCTGCCGGCGGCCGGGACGTGGGCCGGGAGCCGCCGGCCGGGCGGGACGGCGCGCACCGCCGCTGA
- a CDS encoding serine/threonine-protein kinase, whose product MRTLDGRYRLERRIGIGGMSEVWQAHDRVLDRPVAVKLISPGVDGQHGPVERIQAEARSAARLVHPNVASVHDFGTSSSALPGRRVPYIVMELAEGETLAAHLRAGPLDWRISVRVCAEVGAALAAAHASGIVHRDVKPANVMLTPSGVKVLDFGIATSAGAPEPMPEGMIVGTPAYLAPEQFDGAPATPAADMYALGVLLYYCLTGRLPYAADSTVELLGARGRRPPEPLPEIDGLPPEVAELCRSCMAEDPARRPTSLFAALLLAEAVDARVYVPMLVPTARQPAPTSPWTEQAAMEATEAVQVADGSDQSGGR is encoded by the coding sequence ATGCGCACGCTGGACGGGCGATACCGGCTCGAACGGCGCATCGGCATTGGCGGCATGTCCGAGGTGTGGCAAGCCCATGACCGGGTGCTGGACCGGCCGGTCGCGGTGAAGCTGATCTCGCCGGGAGTGGACGGCCAGCACGGCCCGGTGGAGCGCATCCAGGCCGAGGCGCGCTCCGCGGCGCGCCTGGTGCATCCGAACGTGGCGAGCGTGCACGACTTCGGCACCTCCTCCTCCGCGTTGCCCGGTCGCCGGGTGCCGTACATCGTGATGGAGCTGGCCGAGGGGGAGACCCTCGCCGCGCACCTGCGGGCCGGTCCGCTGGACTGGCGGATCTCGGTACGGGTCTGCGCGGAGGTCGGCGCCGCGCTGGCCGCCGCGCACGCGAGCGGCATCGTGCACCGCGACGTCAAGCCGGCCAACGTCATGCTCACCCCCTCCGGCGTGAAGGTGCTCGACTTCGGCATCGCCACCTCGGCCGGCGCGCCGGAGCCGATGCCGGAGGGGATGATCGTGGGCACCCCGGCGTACCTGGCGCCCGAGCAGTTCGACGGCGCGCCAGCCACCCCGGCGGCCGACATGTACGCCCTCGGCGTGCTGCTCTACTACTGCCTCACCGGCCGGCTGCCGTACGCGGCGGACAGCACCGTCGAGCTGCTGGGCGCCCGCGGCCGCCGGCCACCGGAGCCGCTGCCCGAGATCGACGGGCTCCCGCCTGAGGTGGCCGAGCTGTGCCGCTCCTGCATGGCCGAGGACCCGGCGCGGCGCCCGACCAGCCTGTTCGCTGCGCTCCTGCTGGCCGAAGCCGTGGACGCCCGGGTGTACGTGCCGATGCTGGTTCCCACGGCGCGCCAGCCGGCTCCGACGTCGCCGTGGACCGAACAGGCCGCGATGGAGGCCACCGAGGCGGTGCAGGTGGCCGACGGGTCGGACCAGTCCGGCGGGCGCTGA
- a CDS encoding response regulator, translated as MGADSSHPVRILVVDDDPGDVLMIEEALADSDVDKVIDVVSDGEEAMEFLRAEGRHLEARRPDVILLDLNMPRMDGRQVLGAVKQDEDLRTIPIVVLTTSNADTDIVGSYTLQANAYVTKPIDLDDFNDVVRRIDEFFGRVVVLPKRA; from the coding sequence ATGGGCGCAGACAGCTCGCATCCGGTACGGATCCTGGTGGTGGATGACGACCCGGGCGACGTGCTGATGATCGAGGAAGCGTTGGCGGACTCCGACGTGGACAAGGTCATCGACGTGGTGAGCGACGGCGAGGAGGCGATGGAGTTCCTCCGCGCCGAGGGGCGGCACCTGGAGGCCCGCCGGCCGGACGTCATCCTGCTGGACCTGAACATGCCACGGATGGACGGGCGGCAGGTGCTCGGCGCGGTGAAGCAGGACGAGGACCTGCGGACCATCCCCATCGTGGTGCTGACCACCTCGAACGCGGACACCGACATCGTGGGCAGCTACACGCTGCAGGCCAACGCGTACGTCACCAAGCCGATCGACCTCGACGACTTCAACGACGTGGTGCGGCGCATCGACGAGTTTTTCGGCCGGGTGGTCGTGCTGCCGAAGCGCGCCTGA
- a CDS encoding OsmC family protein: protein MPDPSSWLHEATATAEGGHVRTDDGGLSTALASPLAAHCTGLRPEQLLAAAFASCLHHAAVEAAGEITDEAHTVQVRAEAKLGRDDDGRYRADVHASISSAGLSRQQLADLVEYADRLWPFSSGDNSRHRLTVTPAENGRH, encoded by the coding sequence ATGCCGGATCCGAGTTCCTGGCTGCATGAGGCCACCGCGACCGCCGAGGGCGGCCACGTACGCACCGACGATGGCGGACTCTCCACCGCGCTGGCCTCGCCGCTGGCAGCGCACTGCACCGGGCTGAGGCCGGAGCAGTTGCTGGCGGCGGCCTTCGCGTCCTGCCTGCACCACGCGGCGGTGGAGGCGGCTGGGGAGATCACCGACGAGGCGCACACCGTCCAGGTGCGGGCCGAGGCGAAGCTGGGGCGCGACGACGACGGCCGGTACCGCGCCGACGTGCACGCCTCGATCTCCTCCGCCGGCCTGAGCCGGCAGCAGCTGGCTGACCTGGTCGAGTACGCCGACCGGCTCTGGCCGTTCTCCAGCGGCGACAACAGCCGGCACCGGCTGACCGTCACCCCGGCGGAGAACGGCCGGCACTGA